A portion of the Pomacea canaliculata isolate SZHN2017 linkage group LG13, ASM307304v1, whole genome shotgun sequence genome contains these proteins:
- the LOC112554451 gene encoding neuronal acetylcholine receptor subunit alpha-3-like isoform X1 produces MSVQTSRYRSWSVKPAQISGQLSPSLHCARGGCGHARAVDAELANGTSDVIRVSTSTRFKMAATSCNSAFVLLTVTASLVRAFFIDGGDVSKSGRCFCASADELQDLPDEQRLLAKLLHNYNSNVRPVINSSHSVEVVFGFSLIQIMDMDEKNQVLTINAWLESTWRDPRMQWRPEEYNNLRVFRLPSKFIWLPDIVLYNNADDYTNGFMPCNVMIFPDGTVSWPPPAKLRSSCQVDITYFPFDWQRCTLKFGSWSYDKAQVDLLNKTSVVEVTNYVTNGEWTLHKYDIIRNEVVYPISDAVYPDVTIVLVIQRRILYYVLNIMFPCFWLNILSVLTFCLPVDSGEKITLSITVLLSYSVFMLLVADTMPPTSEAVPLIVLYLTVSMSMSSLSVIVTVFVEKLHYCIPGQKKLPHWAKVLVLNWMARLVGCAYMQTWKRNRKTRSSTHAPEIMVTPSSATATFKRSDSAADPELSVKLLGDRLASATKHVLGNKTANNSSSSRATLSVLGDENLSLDVRSPSRKSSFNVGDWGPSCPSPDLRLANASPQRLSSGSESIRLSVYERASTGMEDLLRYLKAIVERAQGEDEMDVINNEWKHTAMVIDRFMFWIFMLITLVSTFVVVVLVPASKYQEETKGI; encoded by the exons ATGAGTGTACAAACTTCACGCTATCGCTCGTGGTCAGTGAAACCAGCGCAGATTTCGGGTCAATTATCTCCCAGTTTGCATTGCGCCAGGGGCGGCTGCGGCCACGCACGGGCTGTTGACGCAGAGCTCGCGAACGGAACGTCAGATGTAATTCGCGTCAGCACGAGCACGCGTTTTAAAATGGCTGCCACCTCGTGCAACAGTGCTTTTGTGCTCCTAACGGTAACAGCATCCCTAGTTAGAGCATTTTTCATCGACGGCGGAGATGTCAGCAAATCTGGGCGTTGCTTTTGTG CCAGCGCAGACGAGCTGCAGGACCTGCCTGACGAGCAGCGACTGTTGGCCAAACTGCTGCATAACTACAACAGCAACGTCCGGCCAGTCATCAACTCCAGCCACAGCGTGGAAGTCGTCTTTGGATTCTCGCTCATCCAGATCATGGACATG gaCGAGAAGAACCAAGTTTTGACAATCAACGCATGGCTCGAATCA ACATGGCGGGACCCGAGGATGCAATGGCGGCCCGAGGAGTACAACAACCTCCGCGTCTTTCGTCTGCCTTCCAAGTTCATCTGGCTGCCTGACATCGTCCTCTACAACAA TGCTGACGATTACACAAACGGCTTCATGCCATGCAACGTCATGATTTTCCCAGACGGCACTGTTTCCTGGCCACCACCTGCAAAACTTCGCAGTTCTTGTCAG GTGGACATCACTTACTTTCCCTTCGACTGGCAGCGCTGCACGCTGAAATTTGGTTCGTGGTCTTACGACAAGGCCCAGGTGGACTTGCTGAACAAGACCTCGGTGGTTGAAGTCACAAACTATGTCACGAATGGCGAGTGGACACTGCACAAGTACGATATCATCCGTAACGAA GTGGTGTACCCTATTAGCGATGCGGTGTACCCAGACGTGACAATAGTCTTGGTGATCCAGCGGCGGATCTTGTATTACGTGCTGAATATTATGTTCCCTTGTTTCTGGCTGAACATCCTCAGTGTCCTTACCTTCTGCCTGCCGGTGGACTCTGGCGAGAAGATCACGCTGAGCATCACGGTACTCTTGTCCTACTCTGTCTTCATGCTGCTTGTTGCCGACACCATGCCGCCCACGTCTGAAGCCGTGCCGCTCATTG tgCTTTATCTAACTGTTTCGATGTCGATGAGCTCTCTGTCAGTGATCGTTACTGTTTTCGTCGAAAAACTCCACTACTGTATTCCAGGACAGAAGAAGCTTCCACATTGGGCGAAG GTACTGGTCCTCAACTGGATGGCACGCCTGGTTGGATGCGCGTACATGCAGACCTGGAAAAGGAACCGCAAGACAAGGTCCTCTACGCATGCACCCGAAATTATGGTCACACCTTCCTCAGCTACAGCCACTTTCAAACGCAGCGATTCTGCCGCCGATCCAGAACTCTCTGTGAAACTGCTAGGCGACAGATTGGCGTCGGCAACCAAACATGTTCTCGGCAACAAAACTGCTAACAATTCCAGTTCGTCACGAGCAACCTTATCAG TTTTAGGTGACGAAAACCTCAGCCTGGATGTCCGCTCTCCTAGCCGCAAGAGCTCCTTCAACGTCGGGGACTGGGGTCCCTCCTGCCCTTCCCCCGACCTGCGCTTGGCCAACGCTTCGCCGCAGCGCCTGTCCTCGGGGTCAGAGAGCATTCGCTTGAGTGTGTACGAACGCGCCAGCACGGGTATGGAGGACCTCCTCCGTTACCTCAAGGCCATCGTGGAGCGCGCGCAGGGCGAGGACGAGATGGATGTCATCAACAACGAGTGGAAGCACACGGCAATGGTGATCGACAGATTCATGTTCTGGATCTTCATGCTCATCACACTGGTCTCCaccttcgtcgtcgtcgttctAGTGCCAGCTTCCAAGTACCAGGAGGAGACGAAGGGCATTTAG
- the LOC112554451 gene encoding neuronal acetylcholine receptor subunit alpha-10-like isoform X2: MLLRRKWLSLLNPTQAFSLVLSTLVAHTMMPTLASADELQDLPDEQRLLAKLLHNYNSNVRPVINSSHSVEVVFGFSLIQIMDMDEKNQVLTINAWLESTWRDPRMQWRPEEYNNLRVFRLPSKFIWLPDIVLYNNADDYTNGFMPCNVMIFPDGTVSWPPPAKLRSSCQVDITYFPFDWQRCTLKFGSWSYDKAQVDLLNKTSVVEVTNYVTNGEWTLHKYDIIRNEVVYPISDAVYPDVTIVLVIQRRILYYVLNIMFPCFWLNILSVLTFCLPVDSGEKITLSITVLLSYSVFMLLVADTMPPTSEAVPLIVLYLTVSMSMSSLSVIVTVFVEKLHYCIPGQKKLPHWAKVLVLNWMARLVGCAYMQTWKRNRKTRSSTHAPEIMVTPSSATATFKRSDSAADPELSVKLLGDRLASATKHVLGNKTANNSSSSRATLSVLGDENLSLDVRSPSRKSSFNVGDWGPSCPSPDLRLANASPQRLSSGSESIRLSVYERASTGMEDLLRYLKAIVERAQGEDEMDVINNEWKHTAMVIDRFMFWIFMLITLVSTFVVVVLVPASKYQEETKGI; encoded by the exons ATGCTATTAAGACGAAAGTGGCTGTCTCTACTGAATCCTACTCAAGCTTTCTCGCTTGTCCTGTCAACTCTCGTCGCCCACACGATGATGCCAACATTAGCCAGCGCAGACGAGCTGCAGGACCTGCCTGACGAGCAGCGACTGTTGGCCAAACTGCTGCATAACTACAACAGCAACGTCCGGCCAGTCATCAACTCCAGCCACAGCGTGGAAGTCGTCTTTGGATTCTCGCTCATCCAGATCATGGACATG gaCGAGAAGAACCAAGTTTTGACAATCAACGCATGGCTCGAATCA ACATGGCGGGACCCGAGGATGCAATGGCGGCCCGAGGAGTACAACAACCTCCGCGTCTTTCGTCTGCCTTCCAAGTTCATCTGGCTGCCTGACATCGTCCTCTACAACAA TGCTGACGATTACACAAACGGCTTCATGCCATGCAACGTCATGATTTTCCCAGACGGCACTGTTTCCTGGCCACCACCTGCAAAACTTCGCAGTTCTTGTCAG GTGGACATCACTTACTTTCCCTTCGACTGGCAGCGCTGCACGCTGAAATTTGGTTCGTGGTCTTACGACAAGGCCCAGGTGGACTTGCTGAACAAGACCTCGGTGGTTGAAGTCACAAACTATGTCACGAATGGCGAGTGGACACTGCACAAGTACGATATCATCCGTAACGAA GTGGTGTACCCTATTAGCGATGCGGTGTACCCAGACGTGACAATAGTCTTGGTGATCCAGCGGCGGATCTTGTATTACGTGCTGAATATTATGTTCCCTTGTTTCTGGCTGAACATCCTCAGTGTCCTTACCTTCTGCCTGCCGGTGGACTCTGGCGAGAAGATCACGCTGAGCATCACGGTACTCTTGTCCTACTCTGTCTTCATGCTGCTTGTTGCCGACACCATGCCGCCCACGTCTGAAGCCGTGCCGCTCATTG tgCTTTATCTAACTGTTTCGATGTCGATGAGCTCTCTGTCAGTGATCGTTACTGTTTTCGTCGAAAAACTCCACTACTGTATTCCAGGACAGAAGAAGCTTCCACATTGGGCGAAG GTACTGGTCCTCAACTGGATGGCACGCCTGGTTGGATGCGCGTACATGCAGACCTGGAAAAGGAACCGCAAGACAAGGTCCTCTACGCATGCACCCGAAATTATGGTCACACCTTCCTCAGCTACAGCCACTTTCAAACGCAGCGATTCTGCCGCCGATCCAGAACTCTCTGTGAAACTGCTAGGCGACAGATTGGCGTCGGCAACCAAACATGTTCTCGGCAACAAAACTGCTAACAATTCCAGTTCGTCACGAGCAACCTTATCAG TTTTAGGTGACGAAAACCTCAGCCTGGATGTCCGCTCTCCTAGCCGCAAGAGCTCCTTCAACGTCGGGGACTGGGGTCCCTCCTGCCCTTCCCCCGACCTGCGCTTGGCCAACGCTTCGCCGCAGCGCCTGTCCTCGGGGTCAGAGAGCATTCGCTTGAGTGTGTACGAACGCGCCAGCACGGGTATGGAGGACCTCCTCCGTTACCTCAAGGCCATCGTGGAGCGCGCGCAGGGCGAGGACGAGATGGATGTCATCAACAACGAGTGGAAGCACACGGCAATGGTGATCGACAGATTCATGTTCTGGATCTTCATGCTCATCACACTGGTCTCCaccttcgtcgtcgtcgttctAGTGCCAGCTTCCAAGTACCAGGAGGAGACGAAGGGCATTTAG
- the LOC112554453 gene encoding 3-oxo-5-alpha-steroid 4-dehydrogenase 1-like isoform X1, which yields MMFGYLQNAWQDEARFMNLLSYTFIVLSVFVVCILGYVSAPYGRYSRPGWGPLIPVRLAWFLQELPSLLMPLYILCFTECPRAGEWKNKVALGLFIFHYIQRTFIFPFLIRGGKPTSLAAFVSAVMFCVANGYLQGGYLLKFADFQNVCDAQFYAGLLLFLSGFAINIHSDHILRNLRRGSETEYKIPHGGMFEYVSGANFFGEILEWFGFAIMNNTLPAFAFFVFTLCNTGQRACHHHRWYQKKFEDYPKKRKALIPFLL from the exons ATGATGTTTGGCTACTTGCAGAATGCGTGGCAGGATGAAGCTAGATTCATGAATCTTCTGAGTTATACATTCATAGTTCTATCTGTTTTTGTCGTCTGTATTCTTGGATATGTTAGTGCCCCTTATGGGCGTTATTCGCGGCCAGGATGGGGTCCACTCATTCCAGTCAGGCTAGCATGGTTTCTTCAAGAGCTTCCATCGCTTCTGATGCCATTGTATATACTATGCTTTACCGAGTGTCCAAGAGCTGGTGAATGGAAGAACAAAGTAGCTTTaggattgtttattttccaTTATATTCAGAG AACCTTTATATTTCCATTCCTTATTAGAGGTGGAAAACCAACTTCATTGGCAGCATTTGTGTCGGCTGTTATGTTTTGTGTTGCAAATGGATACCTGCAAGGAGGTTATCTGCTCAAATTTGCAGATTTTCAGAATGTTTGTGATGCACAGTTTTATGCAG gtttgttgttatttctttctggGTTTGCAATCAACATTCATTCTGATCACATCCTACGAAACTTGCGTAGAGGTAGTGAAACCGAGTACAAGATCCCTcatg GTGGAATGTTTGAATATGTGTCTGGAGCAAATTTCTTTGGAGAGATTTTAGAATGGTTTGGATTTGCAATAATGAATAATACCCTACCTGCCTTTGCCTTTTTTGTCTTCACTTTGTGCAACACTGGACAACGTGCTTGTCATCATCACCG GTGGTATCAAAAGAAGTTTGAAGACTATCCTAAAAAGAGGAAAGCACTGATACCATTCTTGCTATAA
- the LOC112554453 gene encoding 3-oxo-5-alpha-steroid 4-dehydrogenase 1-like isoform X2, whose product MMFGYLQNAWQDEARFMNLLSYTFIVLSVFVVCILGYVSAPYGRYSRPGWGPLIPVRLAWFLQELPSLLMPLYILCFTECPRAGEWKNKVALGLFIFHYIQRTFIFPFLIRGGKPTSLAAFVSAVMFCVANGYLQGGYLLKFADFQNVCDAQFYAGGMFEYVSGANFFGEILEWFGFAIMNNTLPAFAFFVFTLCNTGQRACHHHRWYQKKFEDYPKKRKALIPFLL is encoded by the exons ATGATGTTTGGCTACTTGCAGAATGCGTGGCAGGATGAAGCTAGATTCATGAATCTTCTGAGTTATACATTCATAGTTCTATCTGTTTTTGTCGTCTGTATTCTTGGATATGTTAGTGCCCCTTATGGGCGTTATTCGCGGCCAGGATGGGGTCCACTCATTCCAGTCAGGCTAGCATGGTTTCTTCAAGAGCTTCCATCGCTTCTGATGCCATTGTATATACTATGCTTTACCGAGTGTCCAAGAGCTGGTGAATGGAAGAACAAAGTAGCTTTaggattgtttattttccaTTATATTCAGAG AACCTTTATATTTCCATTCCTTATTAGAGGTGGAAAACCAACTTCATTGGCAGCATTTGTGTCGGCTGTTATGTTTTGTGTTGCAAATGGATACCTGCAAGGAGGTTATCTGCTCAAATTTGCAGATTTTCAGAATGTTTGTGATGCACAGTTTTATGCAG GTGGAATGTTTGAATATGTGTCTGGAGCAAATTTCTTTGGAGAGATTTTAGAATGGTTTGGATTTGCAATAATGAATAATACCCTACCTGCCTTTGCCTTTTTTGTCTTCACTTTGTGCAACACTGGACAACGTGCTTGTCATCATCACCG GTGGTATCAAAAGAAGTTTGAAGACTATCCTAAAAAGAGGAAAGCACTGATACCATTCTTGCTATAA
- the LOC112553847 gene encoding uncharacterized protein LOC112553847 isoform X1, with the protein MNPEELFKRFFGFTKFPDGGYKGYGHEHDSENWSSEDNLHSDVFGEFEIEMNRQMEEVDRHMREMFRVFRIAEVPSLFPFPEGSHTHQHETNPRNFMLKEDDTNHSPFSLSEPVLPRSPASPSRPSPPTMPTPPPAKNLPTLPETDSLFEKIFTIPRWNRIRPQDKLDSDLDTKSPSSSEIADLLKGQEQRELSPLKPQQPHNFFRTNSYSFSTIVGPDGKVEERRIVRDSSGREEETITRKIGDSSHSVTTITGEGGVVEKQETFQNIEKDKLSEFDRNWGEHWRNRSGLMLEPKQPSLDDSKSIFEKLFGLSWK; encoded by the exons ATGAACCCAGAAGAGCTATTCAAACGTTTCTTTGGATTCACAAAGTTTCCAGATGGAGGATACAAAGGTTACGG CCATGAACATGATTCGGAGAACTGGTCCTCAGAGGATAATCTTCATTCAGATGTTTTCGGTGAATTTGAAATTGAGATGAATCGCCAGATGGAAGAAGTTGATCGTCATATGAGGGAAATGTTCCGGGTATTTCGCATTGCTGAAGTGCCATCAT TATTTCCTTTCCCAGAGGGATCCCACACACATCAGCATGAAACTAACCCACGGAACTTCATGCTGAAAGAAGATGATACAAATCATAGTCCATTTTCTCTCTCGGAACCAGTTCTTCCAAGATCTCCTGCTTCTCCAAGCAGACCATCTCCTCCAACCATGCCAACACCACCTCCAGCAAAAAATTTACCCACCCTGCCGGAAACAGATTCACTG TTTGAGAAAATCTTCACCATACCTAGGTGGAACAGAATCCGCCCACAAGATAAGTTAGACTCAG ATTTAGATACCAAGTCTCCCAGCAGCTCAGAGATTGCTGATCTGTTAAAAGGACAAGAGCAAAGAGAATTATCTCCACTTAAGCCTCAGCAGCCACACAACTTCTTCCGCACTAACAGCTATAGTTTCAGCACCATAGTAGGACCAGATGGG AAAGTGGAGGAAAGGCGTATTGTTCGGGATTCAAGTGGCAGAGAGGAAGAGACCATCACTAGAAAAATTGGTGACAGTTCACATTCTGTGACAACCATCACAGGTGAAGGAGGTGTTGTTGAAAAGCAAGAAACctttcaaaatattgaaaaag ATAAATTGTCTGAGTTTGACAGGAACTGGGGAGAACACTGGAGGAACAGGTCTGGACTCATGCTGGAGCCAAAACAGCCATCGCTTGATGACTCAAAAAGCATTTTTGAGAAACTGTTTGGTTTATCATGGAAATGA
- the LOC112553847 gene encoding HCLS1-associated protein X-1-like isoform X2, whose product MNPEELFKRFFGFTKFPDGGYKGYGHEHDSENWSSEDNLHSDVFGEFEIEMNRQMEEVDRHMREMFRVFRIAEVPSLFPFPEGSHTHQHETNPRNFMLKEDDTNHSPFSLSEPVLPRSPASPSRPSPPTMPTPPPAKNLPTLPETDSLFEKIFTIPRWNRIRPQDKLDSGQEQRELSPLKPQQPHNFFRTNSYSFSTIVGPDGKVEERRIVRDSSGREEETITRKIGDSSHSVTTITGEGGVVEKQETFQNIEKDKLSEFDRNWGEHWRNRSGLMLEPKQPSLDDSKSIFEKLFGLSWK is encoded by the exons ATGAACCCAGAAGAGCTATTCAAACGTTTCTTTGGATTCACAAAGTTTCCAGATGGAGGATACAAAGGTTACGG CCATGAACATGATTCGGAGAACTGGTCCTCAGAGGATAATCTTCATTCAGATGTTTTCGGTGAATTTGAAATTGAGATGAATCGCCAGATGGAAGAAGTTGATCGTCATATGAGGGAAATGTTCCGGGTATTTCGCATTGCTGAAGTGCCATCAT TATTTCCTTTCCCAGAGGGATCCCACACACATCAGCATGAAACTAACCCACGGAACTTCATGCTGAAAGAAGATGATACAAATCATAGTCCATTTTCTCTCTCGGAACCAGTTCTTCCAAGATCTCCTGCTTCTCCAAGCAGACCATCTCCTCCAACCATGCCAACACCACCTCCAGCAAAAAATTTACCCACCCTGCCGGAAACAGATTCACTG TTTGAGAAAATCTTCACCATACCTAGGTGGAACAGAATCCGCCCACAAGATAAGTTAGACTCAG GACAAGAGCAAAGAGAATTATCTCCACTTAAGCCTCAGCAGCCACACAACTTCTTCCGCACTAACAGCTATAGTTTCAGCACCATAGTAGGACCAGATGGG AAAGTGGAGGAAAGGCGTATTGTTCGGGATTCAAGTGGCAGAGAGGAAGAGACCATCACTAGAAAAATTGGTGACAGTTCACATTCTGTGACAACCATCACAGGTGAAGGAGGTGTTGTTGAAAAGCAAGAAACctttcaaaatattgaaaaag ATAAATTGTCTGAGTTTGACAGGAACTGGGGAGAACACTGGAGGAACAGGTCTGGACTCATGCTGGAGCCAAAACAGCCATCGCTTGATGACTCAAAAAGCATTTTTGAGAAACTGTTTGGTTTATCATGGAAATGA